From a region of the Butyrivibrio sp. AE3004 genome:
- the dxs gene encoding 1-deoxy-D-xylulose-5-phosphate synthase, protein MLIDSINKPNDIKKIPANKLNELAQEIREFFIEKISVTGGHLASNLGVVELTMALHLELDLPKDKIIWDVGHQSYTHKLLTGRKDGFDSLRKFGGMSGFPKRSESDCDCFDTGHSSTSLSAGLGMVRARQLSDENFTIVSVIGDGSLTGGLAYEALNNAAKLDTNFIMVLNDNEMSISENVGGMAKYLNVVRTNEGYLNLRDDIYNSLKNSSPKMVKGIRRAKNSFKQLFVPGMVFENLGITYLGPIDGHNISAMRAAIREAKKVRKAVMIHVVTKKGKGYEPAERHPARFHGTEPFLIENGIPRNPRTVANYQDIFSTVMCKIGERNPEVVAITAAMADGTGLKRFRNMYPKRFFDAGIAEEHAVTFAAGLAVGGYHPVFAVYSSFLQRAYDQMIEDVCLQNLPVTFAIDRAGLVGSDGETHQGIFDLSYLSSMPNMHVMAPKNKWELSDMMKFAIQFNGPTAIRYPRGTAYDGLEEFREPIVMGKAEPIYKERDIVLLAVGSMVKTAEQVREILIEKGYNCSLTNARFVKPVDVDYIREASKKHKLMVTMEENIENGGFGDQVRRFIADEEIDIKQLTIALPDTFVTHGSCDQLYKALGIDAQSIAKKVIRKYEEILVNG, encoded by the coding sequence ATGTTAATTGATAGTATCAATAAGCCAAATGATATAAAGAAAATACCTGCGAACAAGTTAAATGAACTCGCTCAGGAAATCAGAGAGTTTTTTATAGAAAAAATAAGTGTTACAGGGGGGCATCTTGCCTCCAATCTCGGAGTGGTTGAGCTTACAATGGCGCTTCATCTTGAACTTGATCTGCCAAAGGACAAGATCATATGGGACGTTGGACACCAGTCCTACACCCATAAGCTTCTTACCGGACGAAAGGATGGTTTTGACTCACTTAGGAAATTCGGAGGAATGAGTGGTTTCCCAAAGAGAAGTGAATCGGACTGCGACTGCTTTGACACAGGTCATAGTTCAACCAGTTTGTCAGCAGGACTCGGTATGGTCAGAGCAAGACAGCTTTCAGATGAAAACTTCACTATAGTTTCCGTTATAGGAGACGGATCTCTGACAGGCGGACTTGCATATGAAGCTTTGAATAATGCAGCTAAGCTGGATACGAACTTTATAATGGTTCTTAATGACAATGAGATGTCCATATCGGAGAACGTTGGAGGTATGGCAAAATACCTTAATGTAGTCCGCACAAATGAGGGATATCTGAATCTTAGAGATGACATTTATAATTCTCTGAAGAATTCCAGCCCCAAGATGGTAAAGGGGATAAGAAGGGCGAAGAACAGCTTTAAACAGCTCTTTGTACCCGGTATGGTATTTGAGAATCTTGGAATAACATATCTCGGACCTATAGACGGACATAATATTTCCGCTATGAGAGCGGCGATTCGTGAGGCCAAGAAGGTTCGTAAGGCAGTTATGATTCATGTTGTTACGAAAAAGGGTAAGGGTTATGAACCCGCTGAGAGACATCCTGCAAGATTCCATGGTACGGAGCCTTTCCTCATTGAGAACGGTATACCCAGAAATCCCAGAACGGTAGCAAACTACCAGGATATTTTCAGTACCGTAATGTGTAAGATAGGTGAGCGTAATCCGGAGGTCGTAGCAATAACCGCTGCCATGGCGGACGGAACAGGCCTTAAGAGATTCAGGAATATGTATCCCAAGAGATTTTTTGATGCGGGGATCGCGGAAGAACATGCGGTTACCTTTGCAGCAGGTCTTGCAGTTGGCGGATATCATCCTGTTTTTGCGGTTTACAGTTCATTTTTACAAAGAGCATACGACCAGATGATCGAGGACGTTTGTCTACAGAACCTTCCCGTTACTTTTGCAATAGACAGGGCGGGACTTGTAGGCAGTGATGGTGAGACTCATCAGGGAATTTTTGATCTGTCTTATCTTTCAAGTATGCCTAATATGCATGTCATGGCACCTAAAAATAAATGGGAGCTTTCCGACATGATGAAGTTCGCTATACAGTTTAACGGACCGACGGCGATAAGATATCCAAGGGGAACTGCCTACGACGGACTTGAGGAATTCCGTGAGCCTATCGTTATGGGAAAAGCGGAGCCGATCTACAAAGAGAGAGACATTGTTCTTTTGGCTGTAGGCAGCATGGTCAAGACTGCAGAACAGGTAAGGGAGATCCTTATAGAAAAGGGCTACAACTGCTCACTTACAAATGCCAGATTTGTTAAGCCTGTAGATGTTGACTATATCAGGGAAGCATCCAAGAAGCATAAGCTTATGGTGACCATGGAAGAGAACATTGAAAACGGTGGCTTCGGAGATCAGGTAAGACGCTTTATTGCAGATGAAGAGATTGATATTAAGCAGCTGACTATCGCGCTTCCCGATACTTTTGTGACACATGGCTCCTGTGATCAGTTATATAAGGCGCTTGGCATAGACGCACAGTCTATAGCTAAAAAGGTTATTAGAAAATACGAGGAAATATTAGTAAATGGCTAA
- a CDS encoding NAD(+)/NADH kinase — MKRFFIITNRNKDPKMKETLRIREYLEAHGGQCKVAEMEKNSGENDSSEYLCEVPDNYECCIVLGGDGTMLQAAGNVREKNLPIIGVNLGTLGYMAEVELSEVEEAMDKLLNDEYEIEDRMMLQGVPCQGEDKGVGTYALNDIVIARCSSLQVYNFNVFVNDMPLTSYQADGIIVSTPTGSTAYNMSAGGPIVDPKAQILLLTPICSHNAYARTIVLSEHDRVTIEIGKGRGGNIQKLEASFDGGKRMMMQSGDKIDITAAKEVTRILKISKESFLNILRKKLV; from the coding sequence ATGAAGCGGTTTTTTATTATCACCAATAGGAACAAAGATCCCAAGATGAAGGAGACCTTACGTATCAGAGAGTATCTGGAAGCTCACGGGGGACAGTGTAAGGTTGCCGAAATGGAGAAAAACTCCGGAGAAAATGACAGCAGTGAGTATTTGTGTGAGGTTCCGGATAATTATGAATGCTGTATTGTTCTCGGCGGAGACGGCACAATGCTGCAGGCAGCAGGGAATGTGCGAGAGAAGAATCTTCCCATCATAGGTGTTAATCTCGGAACTCTTGGCTATATGGCAGAGGTAGAGCTCTCCGAGGTTGAAGAAGCGATGGATAAGCTTCTTAATGATGAGTACGAGATAGAAGACCGCATGATGCTTCAGGGAGTTCCCTGTCAGGGAGAAGATAAAGGTGTAGGAACCTATGCTCTAAATGACATCGTAATCGCGAGATGTTCATCACTCCAGGTATACAATTTCAATGTATTTGTAAACGATATGCCGCTCACAAGTTATCAGGCTGATGGAATTATCGTATCCACGCCCACAGGGTCTACGGCATATAATATGTCTGCGGGTGGTCCTATTGTGGATCCCAAGGCGCAGATTCTGCTTCTGACACCCATCTGTTCACATAATGCATATGCGCGTACTATCGTGTTGTCTGAACATGACAGGGTTACAATTGAGATAGGAAAAGGAAGAGGCGGAAATATACAAAAGCTTGAAGCCTCATTTGACGGCGGAAAGAGAATGATGATGCAAAGCGGCGATAAAATAGATATTACTGCCGCAAAAGAAGTTACAAGGATTCTGAAAATCAGCAAAGAGAGCTTTTTGAACATTTTGAGGAAAAAACTCGTATGA
- the recN gene encoding DNA repair protein RecN, producing MLYSLHVKNLALINEQEVEFKNGLNIMSGETGAGKSVIIGSVNLALGAKADSGMIRTGAEYALIELSFGITDETQQKSLKELDIPVDEDGTLILQRKIMEGRSVCKANGETVSARQLRELSNILINIHGQNDNQELLHKKKHLEILDDFSGEELSKLKDECADAYKEWKDILKSLEETNLDERERERQKDLASFEFNEINEADPQIGEDENLENKYKRMVNSRKIAEAAGIAAEATGAGESNESAADAIGRAVRELSLVSSYDEKADELLSQLSDIDNLLSDFRHAISSYISELEFDAEDFAQTEDRLNVINHLKDKYGGSIEAVLKYRDEKEEELSKLEDLGAYREKLISDEKKYHEKVLLLCTKISDLRKKNADILSELLRKALVDLNFIDVRFEIEVRPDEEKISAIGFDDVEFMISTNPGEKIRPLDQVASGGELSRIMLAIKTVVADKDEIDTLIFDEIDAGISGQTAWKVSEKLGLLAKEHQIICITHLPQIAAMADNHYEIAKGTHKEDGQERTVTRIRMLGEDERVSELARMLGGAQITDSTLENAREMMRQADDVKNNIR from the coding sequence ATGTTATACAGTCTACATGTAAAAAATCTTGCACTTATAAACGAGCAGGAGGTCGAGTTTAAAAACGGTCTTAATATTATGAGTGGTGAGACCGGAGCCGGAAAATCGGTTATCATAGGTAGCGTTAATCTTGCACTCGGAGCCAAAGCTGATAGTGGAATGATCCGCACAGGTGCAGAATATGCTCTGATAGAGCTGAGCTTTGGAATAACTGATGAGACACAGCAAAAGAGCCTTAAGGAGCTGGATATTCCTGTTGATGAAGACGGAACACTGATACTTCAGAGAAAGATCATGGAAGGAAGAAGTGTCTGTAAGGCAAACGGAGAAACCGTAAGCGCAAGGCAGCTGAGAGAGCTTTCTAATATTCTGATAAATATTCACGGACAAAATGATAACCAGGAGCTTTTGCATAAGAAAAAACATCTTGAGATACTTGATGATTTTTCCGGTGAAGAGCTTTCAAAGTTAAAAGATGAATGCGCTGATGCATACAAAGAGTGGAAGGATATCCTAAAGAGTCTCGAAGAAACTAATCTTGATGAAAGAGAAAGAGAGAGACAAAAGGATCTTGCAAGCTTTGAGTTCAACGAGATAAATGAAGCCGATCCTCAGATTGGTGAGGATGAAAACCTTGAAAACAAATATAAGAGAATGGTTAATTCAAGGAAAATTGCCGAGGCAGCGGGTATTGCCGCAGAGGCTACCGGCGCCGGCGAGTCCAATGAGAGTGCAGCTGACGCGATCGGCAGAGCAGTAAGAGAACTGTCTTTGGTAAGCAGCTATGATGAAAAGGCTGATGAACTGTTGTCACAGCTCTCTGATATCGATAATTTGTTATCGGATTTCAGACATGCCATCTCTTCATATATAAGCGAATTGGAATTCGATGCAGAAGACTTTGCACAGACAGAGGACAGACTTAATGTAATAAATCACTTAAAGGATAAATACGGCGGAAGTATTGAAGCTGTCCTAAAGTACAGGGATGAGAAGGAAGAGGAACTAAGTAAACTTGAGGATCTTGGTGCTTACAGGGAAAAGCTGATTTCCGACGAGAAAAAGTATCATGAAAAGGTCCTTTTGTTGTGCACAAAGATATCTGACCTCAGAAAAAAGAATGCGGATATTTTATCAGAGCTGCTTAGGAAAGCTTTAGTTGACTTAAATTTCATTGATGTCAGATTTGAGATAGAGGTAAGACCTGACGAAGAAAAGATTTCCGCTATAGGATTTGATGATGTTGAATTTATGATTTCCACCAATCCGGGAGAGAAGATAAGACCTCTTGATCAGGTAGCAAGCGGAGGTGAGCTTTCAAGAATCATGCTTGCCATTAAGACGGTTGTAGCGGATAAGGATGAAATCGATACACTTATTTTTGATGAAATAGATGCCGGAATAAGCGGTCAGACAGCCTGGAAGGTATCTGAGAAGCTCGGACTCCTTGCAAAGGAACATCAGATAATCTGTATCACACATCTGCCGCAGATCGCAGCGATGGCAGATAATCATTATGAGATTGCCAAGGGAACTCACAAGGAAGACGGACAGGAAAGAACCGTTACAAGAATCCGAATGCTTGGTGAAGATGAGAGAGTTTCAGAGCTTGCGAGAATGCTTGGCGGTGCGCAGATAACAGATTCTACACTTGAAAACGCAAGAGAGATGATGCGCCAGGCGGATGATGTTAAGAATAATATCAGATAA
- the argR gene encoding arginine repressor → MKKKRQNKLIEIIQNNVIETQEQIADMLNASGYKVTQATVSRDIRELRLTKRATSDGRHKYVYLQDTASMNDKYADVLRAGYISMDSAQNILVIRTVSGMAMAVAAALDALEFEEVVGCIAGDDTIMAAIRTNDDVQKVMNRLNEMIG, encoded by the coding sequence ATGAAGAAAAAACGACAGAACAAATTAATTGAAATTATTCAGAACAATGTAATAGAAACACAGGAGCAGATAGCGGATATGCTTAATGCTTCTGGGTACAAGGTAACACAGGCGACGGTTTCAAGAGATATCAGAGAGCTTCGTCTTACAAAGAGAGCGACTTCCGATGGAAGACATAAATATGTCTATCTTCAGGACACTGCTTCGATGAACGACAAGTATGCGGATGTTTTGAGAGCCGGTTATATCAGCATGGATAGTGCACAGAACATTCTCGTTATACGCACGGTTTCCGGTATGGCGATGGCGGTTGCTGCGGCTCTTGATGCTCTTGAATTTGAAGAGGTAGTAGGATGTATTGCAGGTGATGATACTATCATGGCTGCAATACGTACAAATGATGACGTTCAGAAGGTAATGAACAGACTGAACGAGATGATCGGATAA
- a CDS encoding TlyA family RNA methyltransferase — MAKERLDVILVSRGLAPSREKAKAVIMAGDVFVNGQREDKPGTSFDESKITSLEVKGDQLPYVSRGGLKLEKAMKSFELSLDGFVCMDIGASTGGFTDCMLQNGASKVYSVDVGHGQLAWKLRSDERVVCMEKTNFRYLTRDDIDDDLDFASVDVSFISLTKILIPARKLLKDGGEMVCLIKPQFEAGREKVGKKGVVREPEIHEEVICKVIDFADIIGFKVLNLDFSPVRGPEGNIEYLLHIKKDESKNDEVSEINEGTGLHLLSEKIEAKNGFSTEQEMKNLIEETVKKAHGEL, encoded by the coding sequence ATGGCTAAAGAAAGACTGGATGTAATTCTGGTTTCCAGAGGGCTTGCACCCTCAAGAGAAAAGGCAAAGGCTGTCATTATGGCAGGAGATGTCTTTGTAAACGGACAAAGGGAAGACAAACCCGGAACATCCTTTGATGAATCCAAAATAACATCGCTTGAAGTAAAGGGAGATCAGCTTCCATATGTGAGCAGAGGCGGGCTTAAGCTTGAAAAGGCTATGAAGAGTTTTGAGCTTAGTCTTGATGGTTTTGTATGTATGGATATCGGGGCTTCCACCGGAGGATTTACAGACTGCATGCTTCAGAACGGAGCATCCAAGGTGTACTCTGTTGATGTGGGACACGGTCAGCTTGCCTGGAAACTCAGGTCCGATGAGCGTGTTGTCTGTATGGAAAAGACGAATTTCAGATATCTGACAAGGGATGATATTGATGATGATCTGGATTTTGCATCGGTGGATGTTTCCTTTATATCACTTACAAAAATTCTGATTCCCGCAAGAAAGCTTCTTAAGGATGGCGGCGAGATGGTGTGCCTCATAAAGCCTCAGTTTGAAGCCGGCAGGGAAAAGGTCGGAAAAAAAGGCGTTGTAAGGGAACCTGAAATCCACGAAGAGGTCATTTGCAAAGTAATAGATTTTGCCGACATAATCGGATTTAAAGTTTTGAACCTTGATTTTTCACCGGTTAGGGGACCGGAAGGAAATATAGAATATCTGCTTCACATTAAAAAGGATGAGAGCAAAAATGATGAAGTCAGTGAGATAAATGAAGGCACGGGACTACATCTTCTCTCTGAAAAAATTGAGGCAAAGAATGGTTTTTCAACCGAGCAGGAAATGAAAAACCTGATAGAGGAGACGGTTAAAAAAGCGCACGGGGAGCTATAA
- a CDS encoding DUF1836 domain-containing protein, with protein sequence MTLDYDDLLNSIMASLDRTKQVEVTEIPNIDLYMDQLLTFMEESLRRSARHPGVDKILTKTMINNYAKNDLLPPPIKKKYSKDHIILLMFIYYYKNILSFSDIQTLFEPLYKRFGDDYATINLKDIYTTIYDEQDEIVATLKKDIERKFKVAQESFPNAEGDDKRELQTFNFISLLSYDVFMKMLLIENILDHVEEERHKNDPQRESKKRKK encoded by the coding sequence ATGACACTAGATTACGATGATCTTTTAAACAGTATAATGGCGAGTCTTGACAGGACTAAGCAGGTTGAGGTCACTGAGATCCCTAATATTGATCTTTATATGGATCAGCTTCTTACTTTCATGGAGGAGAGTCTTCGAAGATCCGCAAGACATCCCGGTGTTGATAAGATACTTACCAAGACCATGATAAACAATTATGCCAAAAATGATCTTTTGCCCCCTCCGATCAAAAAGAAGTACTCGAAGGATCATATTATACTTTTGATGTTCATATATTATTACAAAAACATCCTTTCCTTCAGCGACATACAGACTCTGTTTGAGCCTTTGTACAAGAGATTCGGTGATGACTATGCCACCATAAATCTTAAGGATATTTATACGACAATATATGACGAGCAGGATGAAATAGTAGCTACGCTTAAAAAGGACATCGAAAGAAAATTTAAAGTGGCACAGGAATCATTTCCAAATGCAGAAGGGGACGACAAGCGGGAGCTTCAGACTTTTAATTTTATCTCACTTTTGTCTTATGATGTTTTTATGAAGATGCTTCTCATAGAGAATATTCTTGATCATGTTGAAGAAGAGCGTCATAAAAACGATCCTCAAAGAGAATCGAAAAAACGCAAGAAATAA
- the xseA gene encoding exodeoxyribonuclease VII large subunit: MRNEYTVEQINNYIKNMFRQDFLLSSLTVKGEVSNCKYHSSGHIYFTLKDASGAISCVMFRGSRAEGLHFEMKEGQQVKVTGTIDVFERDGKYQLYAKKIQLDGEGALFERFAALKKELSERGMFAAEYKQAIPKYIKTLGVVTAPTGAAVRDIINISQRRNPYVQIYLYPAIVQGDQAKESIVRGIETLTKMDVDVIIVGRGGGSIEDLWAFNEEVVAEAIFNCPIPVISAVGHETDWTIADFVSDLRAPTPSAAAELAVYELDLLLHDLEAYRDILTRRMNDKIRILRDKAASDRRLLEHLSPEARIRDQRMRAAQGEERLIRLMTDMIRDKRHLLDVNIERLKALSPLDKLQSGFSYVCDEDGRNIRSIEGVKAGDVLEINVIDGTIKTEVIAAKERTYG; encoded by the coding sequence TTGCGTAACGAATATACTGTTGAGCAGATAAATAATTACATTAAAAATATGTTCAGGCAGGACTTTCTGCTCTCATCGCTAACTGTGAAGGGAGAGGTCAGTAACTGTAAATATCATTCCTCCGGTCACATCTACTTTACGCTTAAGGATGCGTCCGGAGCGATTTCATGTGTGATGTTCCGCGGAAGCAGGGCTGAGGGTCTGCATTTTGAGATGAAGGAAGGCCAGCAGGTCAAGGTGACCGGAACTATAGATGTTTTTGAACGTGATGGTAAGTACCAGCTCTATGCTAAGAAAATTCAATTAGATGGAGAAGGTGCTTTATTTGAGCGTTTTGCTGCACTTAAAAAAGAACTGTCTGAGAGGGGAATGTTTGCTGCAGAGTACAAACAGGCTATTCCCAAATATATAAAGACTCTGGGAGTTGTTACTGCTCCCACAGGAGCTGCCGTGAGGGATATAATCAATATTTCTCAGAGAAGAAATCCCTATGTACAGATTTATCTGTACCCGGCAATTGTCCAGGGAGACCAGGCAAAAGAGAGCATTGTCAGAGGAATAGAAACACTTACAAAAATGGATGTGGACGTCATCATCGTGGGGCGAGGTGGCGGATCCATTGAGGATTTGTGGGCTTTTAATGAAGAGGTGGTTGCTGAGGCAATCTTTAACTGCCCTATACCTGTTATTTCAGCGGTCGGTCATGAGACTGACTGGACGATAGCGGATTTTGTCTCGGACCTTAGGGCACCTACACCTTCAGCTGCTGCTGAACTTGCGGTATATGAACTTGACCTTCTGCTTCACGATTTGGAAGCCTACAGGGATATTCTGACCCGCAGGATGAATGATAAAATTCGTATCTTACGGGATAAGGCTGCAAGTGACAGAAGGCTGCTGGAGCATCTTTCACCCGAGGCAAGAATACGGGATCAGAGAATGAGAGCTGCTCAGGGTGAGGAACGCCTTATCAGACTTATGACGGATATGATACGTGATAAGAGGCATCTTCTTGATGTTAATATAGAGCGGCTTAAGGCACTTAGTCCTCTTGATAAGCTGCAGTCCGGTTTTTCATATGTCTGTGATGAGGACGGCAGAAATATCAGGTCTATCGAAGGCGTAAAAGCCGGAGATGTGCTAGAGATAAATGTAATTGACGGAACTATTAAAACTGAAGTAATAGCTGCAAAGGAACGAACCTATGGCTAA
- the xseB gene encoding exodeoxyribonuclease VII small subunit: MAKKAEDMDNEQKKDIPVEEAFDKVDATIKALEQSDISLEDSFKLFKEGMDLLKYCNDSIDKVEKKVQKVMADGRTEDFE; encoded by the coding sequence ATGGCTAAAAAAGCTGAAGATATGGATAACGAACAGAAAAAGGATATTCCTGTAGAAGAAGCCTTTGATAAGGTTGATGCCACGATCAAGGCACTTGAACAAAGCGATATATCACTTGAGGATTCTTTTAAACTCTTTAAGGAAGGAATGGACCTTTTAAAATATTGCAATGACTCAATTGACAAGGTTGAGAAAAAGGTTCAGAAAGTAATGGCGGACGGCCGTACGGAGGATTTTGAATAA
- a CDS encoding polyprenyl synthetase family protein has protein sequence MSDFDRLLDEKAAEAEKIVKSFLPLEEGYQKTVIEAMNYSVLAGGKRIRPVLMMEMFRIFSGKSEEIIAPFMAAMEMIHTYSLVHDDLPALDNDEYRRGRKTTHVVYGPGMATIAGDGLLNYAFETAIKVFNCKEELPLYDGEFSDRRAVALKILATKAGIYGMIGGQCADIEAEGKACATEDELIFIHENKTAALLESSMMIGALLAGADSATLKEIEQAARKIGVAFQIQDDVLDVTGDEAELGKPVGSDEKNEKTTYVTLHGIEESKREVERLSDEAIGILSEFEGADTFLIPLVKWMITRNK, from the coding sequence ATGTCTGATTTTGACAGATTACTTGATGAAAAAGCTGCTGAGGCTGAGAAAATCGTAAAAAGCTTTTTGCCTTTAGAGGAAGGTTATCAGAAGACGGTAATTGAGGCTATGAACTATAGTGTTCTTGCAGGTGGAAAGAGAATAAGACCTGTCCTCATGATGGAGATGTTCAGAATCTTTTCAGGAAAATCAGAGGAGATCATTGCACCGTTCATGGCTGCCATGGAGATGATACATACCTACTCACTTGTTCATGATGATCTTCCTGCACTTGATAATGATGAGTACAGAAGAGGCAGAAAAACAACTCATGTTGTTTACGGACCGGGTATGGCAACCATTGCAGGTGACGGCCTTTTAAACTATGCGTTTGAGACGGCAATAAAGGTATTTAACTGTAAGGAAGAATTACCTTTGTATGACGGAGAATTCAGCGACAGAAGGGCTGTTGCACTTAAGATTCTTGCAACGAAAGCCGGTATTTACGGAATGATAGGCGGACAGTGCGCTGACATTGAGGCTGAAGGTAAAGCCTGTGCGACAGAGGATGAACTCATTTTTATCCATGAAAACAAGACCGCAGCACTTCTTGAGAGCAGTATGATGATAGGCGCTCTTCTTGCAGGTGCGGATAGTGCGACGCTTAAAGAGATTGAACAGGCTGCCCGCAAAATCGGCGTAGCTTTTCAGATACAGGACGATGTCCTTGATGTAACAGGCGACGAGGCAGAACTGGGAAAGCCTGTGGGCTCTGATGAGAAAAATGAGAAGACTACCTATGTGACTCTTCATGGTATTGAAGAATCAAAGAGGGAAGTAGAGAGACTTTCCGATGAAGCAATCGGAATATTGTCTGAATTTGAAGGAGCAGATACATTCCTTATTCCACTTGTGAAGTGGATGATAACACGTAATAAGTAA